The sequence ACACAGCATATACATCCTGGCTGATTTTGTCATCAGCCTGATAGCAGGTGATCCGTTGACTCGGGAATTGCAGGTGGAGTCCCTGACGATGCAGCTCCATTTAAAGCAATAGGGTATAAAATGGTTGATACTAATGAGGATTTCCAAAATTTATTTGAGCCAAAGGCCGAAAAAATCATGGCTGATCTGCCCAACTAAATGTATACTCAGCCAACCTTTTGCTAAACAATAGAACCTCATAGTTGTAGTTTTTTCCGAAATTTTATCACTTTCAACCTAGTATCGGTGATACTACGGAACCAAACCCCGTACTTTCACCTGTAATGTCATTCACCAAACCCACGGTTTTGGAAACGGAAATTGAACGATTCTTCAGAAAAACGGCAAAAAAAGACGCCAGGGTGAAAAACGCATTCCTGCTTGTTCACTCCGAAAAAGCGAACCTTCACATCAACCTTGCGGAAGGAACAACCGGAGATATTCCGTCGACGCCTCAGCAACCCAACTATATGGCAAGCGTTGGGAAACTGTTTACATCCACCATCATCGCTTTGCTGCATGAACGGGGGGAGCTCTCCTTTGAGGATAAAATCAGCCGGTACCTGGAACCGGACATAATGGACGGCCTTCATGTGTACAAGGGTGATAACTGGTCCGATCAGATTCAGATCCGGCATTTGTTAAACCAGAGTTCCGGATTGCCGGACAATTTTTTTCCGCTGTTAGACAAGCTTCTGGCAGATCCGGATTTCAGCATCACTCCGCGGGAAGCAGTGATCTGGGCCAGGCGGAATCTCAACCCATCAGCGCCACCCGGTAAGAAAGGGTTCTATACCGACACAAACTATCACCTGCTTGGGCTGATCGTTGAACATATCACCGGCCGGCCGTTTCATGAAGCCTTACGGGAAATGATCTTTGCCCCGCTTGGGATGAAACACGCAAGCATGCTTCATGTCTCCGAACCCATGGAGGAGACGGATCTGCCGATCGCTGATTTCTTCACGGATGACATCCGATTAAATGAACTGAAGGGGTTTGCCGGTATTGACTATGCAGGGGGTGGCGTGGTGGCACCGATGGATGACCTTCTCACATTCATGAAGGCGCTGTCGTCACATAAACTGGTATCGGCAGAGACCCTCGGGATTATGAAAAAGGATAAGGTCGGATTAAATCCGGGCTTTGATTACGGATATGGTATCTGGCAGGTTAAGCCCATCCCGGTGATACTGCCTGAAAAGTACAGCTGCTGGGGCGTGCTGGGAGCAACGGGCGCATTCATGTTCTACCATCCCCAACTGGATGCGTACCTTATTGGAAATTTCAATCATACGTCCTACCAAAAGAAGTGTGTCAGATTTATGTTTAAGGTGATAAGACAAATCCTGAAGCACCAGCAGTAACACGTGCTCATAACTATCCAGGTTTTCAGCACCTTTTGTCAAGATCTGTTCCAATCGTATACCGGTTAAAGCTTATCCTCATGCCGGTCCGGGAAACAAACCGCCAAAAAAAGAATACCCGTCAGCGTCTGATGGTTTAACATCGTCCGCCTCCGGGCATTTCTTCTTGATTAAATGGTCGAAGCTGTCGAACTCCTTACGCCCTGAATGATCAGGGATCAAGTTATGAGGGTACATCTCAGCTCCGCCTAAGCGGAACGCCCCTGCCGGCAGCTTCGGTATGATTCTTCTCCGGGCGCACCGGAGCATGAATGCATCATCCATCCCGATAAATAAGTAACCGGAGCACAATCTTCAGAACCTTTGTCGTAAGGTAACCAATGATCGCCGGCGGATATTTTCCCGGCAAATCCGGGTTCATACCGTGGTACGTTCCCGAATTGTGCTCTTAAGCTGTTCTCATCTACAGATTGTCAACGCTCTGGTTACATGATAGTACGGGCAGGGGAAATGGACTGTACGTTAATTCCCACCCCGGCTGTAGGATATTCTTGATGCAGATTGTGGGACTGTTGTAAGGGATTCATGAATTAAAGCTTTGGCCACCGTTTTTTTCTCAATTTGCCCCCGCCAGTGATACCAGTTTCGCAGGTATCTCTGCAACCCGATCCCAATCGGTATATACATGGTCCTGTGATGTATCCGTATCGCCGCCGCTCTTTTTGTTGATACTGCGCATGATGAAGCGCTTGAAAAAATCGTATTTCGTATAGAGAAGGGCGCCCGCCACATATTCTATTTGATCCGGTTTCAGTCCGGTTGAAAGCATAAAACTGTCCGTCTGCTCTTTCAGCTCTTTCCAGGACGCATCATCATCCGATGCGGCCGTAAGGCTTACCGACATAAAAAGTACCGGCAGTTCGTTCAGCTCGCGGTGATATTCCCTCGCATAATGCTCGATGGCAGTCTGATACTTTCCGGCATGCACGGATCCGGCAAGTATAACCGCGTCGTAGCCCTCGGGCGTCGGCGGCTTTACGGTTGCATTGAACAAACCGGCCGTATGTCCCAGCTTTTTTATCTCCTGATCGAGAAATTCGGCAATGGTGCGCGTATGGCCTTCCGTTGTGGAGTAAACAATCATGATCTTCATGGCTTTCAGATGTGGTTTATATTGGTTGGTTTTATTTCATTTTGATTCAATGGGTTCTTCCCGCTTCTTTTCAACCGGTTGTGGAGTGCTGCCGCCATGTCCTCCGGTTATCGCTTCCAGAACCTGCAATGCCGACGGGAGAACGACGAGTGAAGCGAGCAGAAGCAGCCCGATTCCGGTTACGGCCAGTTCTCCGATGGTGCGCATGCCGGGATGGCTTGAAAAGAGAAGTCCTGCAAAACCAAGC comes from Rhodohalobacter mucosus and encodes:
- a CDS encoding flavodoxin domain-containing protein; its protein translation is MKIMIVYSTTEGHTRTIAEFLDQEIKKLGHTAGLFNATVKPPTPEGYDAVILAGSVHAGKYQTAIEHYAREYHRELNELPVLFMSVSLTAASDDDASWKELKEQTDSFMLSTGLKPDQIEYVAGALLYTKYDFFKRFIMRSINKKSGGDTDTSQDHVYTDWDRVAEIPAKLVSLAGAN
- a CDS encoding serine hydrolase domain-containing protein gives rise to the protein MSFTKPTVLETEIERFFRKTAKKDARVKNAFLLVHSEKANLHINLAEGTTGDIPSTPQQPNYMASVGKLFTSTIIALLHERGELSFEDKISRYLEPDIMDGLHVYKGDNWSDQIQIRHLLNQSSGLPDNFFPLLDKLLADPDFSITPREAVIWARRNLNPSAPPGKKGFYTDTNYHLLGLIVEHITGRPFHEALREMIFAPLGMKHASMLHVSEPMEETDLPIADFFTDDIRLNELKGFAGIDYAGGGVVAPMDDLLTFMKALSSHKLVSAETLGIMKKDKVGLNPGFDYGYGIWQVKPIPVILPEKYSCWGVLGATGAFMFYHPQLDAYLIGNFNHTSYQKKCVRFMFKVIRQILKHQQ